CAATCAATCGCTAATTTTAGGATTTTGAATGCACCATGTCCACCAAACAATCAACCCAAGTATCCTTGGAATTAAGACTTGGCACTAAATCCCAATGCTCACCACCTTGTTCTTCAAACTGCTCTTTGTACTCCTGCCCTACTTCCACGGTGGTTTCCAAGCAATCCGCAACGAAGGCCGGAGAAAATACCAGTACTTTTTTGATCCCGTCTGAAGAAAGTTTTTTGATCATATCCTCTGTATAAGGCTGCACCCAAGGATCTTTTCCTAAGCGAGATTGAAAACAGGTGGTCACTTTTTCTTTTGGCAGGCCAAGCTGCTCAGATATCAAGCGTGTGGTCTGAAAACATTGGGCCCGATAGCAAAACTGATTGGAAGGGCCGTATTTATTACAACAAGCCCCAAGTTTGCAGTAGTTATCTACTGACCCCTTTTTAATTTGACGCTCAGGCAAGCCATGGTAAGAAAATAAATAGTGATCATATTCCTTATCCTTCATCATGTCTTCTCCTAATTCCTTCCACGCTTTGAGAAACAAGGGATGATCAATGAAATTATTTACAAAAGTAATTTCCGGGATTATTTGCCAACCTCTTGCAATCTCCATCACTTTATCTATCACTGAGCCATTGGTAGCAGAAGCGTATTGTGGAAAAAGTGGCACCACAATAATCTTTTTCACTTTAGCCTTCATCAACTCTTCAAGAGCGGATTCTATTGAAGGGCTTTGGTACCGCATTCCCATGCTCACCACATATTCTGATGAATCAAGTTTAGATTTCAATTTCTCGGTCACATCCACCGTATGAAAAAGCAGTGGAGATCCTCGACCTTCCCAGAGTTTTCTATACTCTGCTGCTGATTTAGGTGCTCTAAATGGTGCAATAATCAGGTTTACCAACATCCACCTAGAAACAGCAGGGATGTCTATCACCCTACCATCCATTAAAAATTCACGCAAATATTTCCTGACATCTCCAGTTGCAGTGCTATCTGGAGTTCCCAAATTCACTAGCAAAACGCCAGTTTTTCCGGTTTTGACCATTTTATATTGATTATGGGTGATTCAAACGACAACCCAAAATTACTTCGGAATGTTTACTTAAGCCAATTGAACTTAAACATGTGCTATTGATAGAACCTCTTAGATCTTCAGCTTCTGTGCCCAATTGATCAAAGGACCAGATCCAATACTGGAAATTAGTGCCAAAATTACGAGTCCTATAAATAAGGATTCGGAGACCAATCCAGTTTCTAAGGCTATCAATCCCAGGATAATATCCATACTTCCTCTCGTACTCAATCCAAAACCCACTATTATGGACTCCTTTCGATTGATTCCTGCATACCTTCCTCCCAAATAAGCTCCAAAATATTTTGCCAATAAACCCACAATCACAACTACTCCTGTTACTCCTGGGTCAAAAGCCTCCACAAAATTCACTTTCAAACCTATTGAGACAAAGAAAATCGGAGCAAAAATATTGTTAATAAACTGATGCAATATCTCTTTTGCTTTTTCTGTTAAGTACTCAGAATCTCCAAGGGCTACACCAATAATAAATGCTCCAAAAATAGCATGAATTCCAATGAACTCAGTAAATGAAGCAGCAATAAAACATATAGCAAGTGACAGGGATAATAAGCCCCCGGGCCAAGCTAGATTTTTATTGATCCAAGGTAAAACACGATTGATCATCCCTTTCCCCAAGGTTAGCATAAAGAAAGTAAAGAAGAGCGTAAGCCCAATCGTTGGCCAAACTCCGAGTCCATCACTTCCAGATTCTGAAAGAGACAAAATCACCGAAAACACGATCCATCCAAGGATATCAACTATCATGGCTGCAGCAATTATCAATAGCCCTGTCTGGGTCTTGAAAATGCCCAAATCCATCAAAATCCTCGCGACCACGGCCAAAGCCGTTATGGAAATAGCTAATCCAAAAAAGGTGGATGCAACTATCCGGTCATTAATGTTCACTCCAAGAAATTCAGGGAAGGCATAGGCAAGGACAAAGCCTGCTATAATCGGTAATACCATGGAGGCCACAGCGATTTTTAAGGCGTTTTTACCTTGATTCCATACCACTTGCAGCTCTACCTCTAAACCTGCTATAAATAATAAGAGTACTACTGAAATCTGCACAAAGCCATCCAAAGCAATATTGGACATTTCATGAGAAGAAAATAAATACTCATGTGCTACGGGCATTAGGGTTCCCAAAATGGTAGGTCCCAAAATAATTCCGGCTAAAATCTCCCCTACCACTGCTGGGAGTTTGAATTTTCTGGCTAACTCAGCAAATACTCTTGCTAAGATCAGCATGGCTGCTAGTTGGAGGAGTAAATTAATAACCTCCTTATGGTTTAACGTTTCCATGGGAGCTTATTTTTTTACAATAAGAAGATTACAAGGTAAAGTACTCAAAAGGTCCTCTAAATCATGAGGAAAAATCCTATCAAAGAAATTCAACTTATGTTCATCCCCAACAACCAATAAATCAGCTCCTATTTTTTCACTGAATCGCGCCAGTTCTATGGCCCATCTGCCCCCTGTAACTTTTATGTTTATTTTCAAATCTCCTTGATCAAGTTTTCCCAAAATCCCTTCTACATATTTGATTTCATCCTGAACCAATTGACGTCTTGTATGGGCTACCTCCTGCTCAGAGTCTTCTGCAGCAGTCCCCATTTGCAATCCGTACATTTTGATTTCGTTTAAAATGAAAATCTGGTCCGCATCTACCTTTTTTGCAAAATCGATCCCTTGTTTAATTAGGAAAGGGGTGATTTGTGCCTGTGTACCATTAAAAACTATTTGAGAAAAACCTGTTGTCTCCAATTTAGGTTCAATTAAAGTCAAAACTGAACAGGGTGCTTTTCTAATTATTTTTCTCCCTACAGAGCCTAAGTAGTAAGTGAAAATGCTTTCATTTTTTAATGCACCTGCTACCAACAAGTCAATTTCCTCCTCATGACAGGCTTCGATGATCATTTTCACCGGTTTGCCTTCTTTCCAGATAACTTTCGTTTTCTCGGCACTTAGATTTGCTTTTTCAATGAGCCCCTGAAGCTTTGCTTCTCTTTCATCGGATCTTTTACCCACGTGTATGAGCACTAATTGGGAATCAAATAGGTTCACCAACCTGTTTGTTTCAGATAACAAAGCCTCTATTCTAGGGGAAAAGGCTATGGCAAGGGCTATTTTATGATACATAATTAAAAAGCTATTTGCCTGAAATAAGCGAATTTTCCCTTTCCGTCCAACATCCACAATAATCTTCCCCGTTTATCCTGAGCTATTCCCACTTAAGCTGATATTATACTTTCATAAAAAGTACTCTCTGGCATTTGAAAAAAATTTGATCATTTTTATAAGCAACATGGGTATTTTGCCTTTGAAAACAGAATTTATTAACCCTAATATTTATGAGAAAATCATTACTAACCAGCCTTCTGGTGGGAAGTTTAGGCTTGTCGATGAGCGCCTTTGCGCAATCAGACTATCCTTCACTTTCGCAAATTGACCAGAGACTTAAACAAATCAGCTCAAATAGCGCCGCTACATTAACCTCACTTACCAAAACAGAAGGAGGCAAGGATATCTGGGCTCTGAAGATCGGTACTGGAGAAATGGATGAAAAACCTGCCATTGCAGTGGTCGGCGGTGTAGAAGGATATCAGTTGATCAGTGTGGAATTGGCACTTCAATTTGCTGAGAAATTAACAGCAGAGCATGGAGATGCATTGGAAAAAACCACATTTTATGTTTTCCCAAACATGTCTCCTGATGCCTATGAGCAATATTTTTCTTCCGTAAAATACGAGCGCAGAGGAAATGCTGCTACCGTAGATCATGATCGGGATGGAGTAGCATCAGAAAATGGATATACCGATCTTGATGGAAACGGCATGATCACATGGATGAGAGTAGAAGATCCTATGGGAGACTACGTTATCTCAAAAGAAGATGATCGGGTTTTAGAAAAAGCCAACAAGTCTAAAGGTGAATCAGGACAGTATTCCTTGTACAAAGAATCCAAAGACGATGACCAAGACGGTGAGTTTGCAGAAGATTTAGAAGAAGGAATTGCCTTCAACAAATCCCTGACTTACAAATTCCCGGTTTTTGAACCCTTGGCTGGTGACATGCCAGTAACTCAAGTAGAAACCCGTGCGCTGCTAGACTATTTATACAATCAATGGAATATTTTTGCGATTGTTACATTTTCTCCTGCCAACAACCTTTCTTCTCCGCTTAAATACAATGCAGGAGGCGCAAATAAAAGAGTTGTCACTTCGATTCTAGAAAAAGATCAGGCGATAAATGCAATGGTTTCGGACCTTTATAATGAGACGATTTCACAAAAAGCATTTAAGCAAAATAACCAGGGTACAGATGGGGATTTCTTCCAATGGGCTTACTTCCATTTTGGTAGACTTAGCTTCAGTACCCCGGGCTATTGGACTCCAGAATTCAAGGAAAAGACGAATGCTGAAGCTAACTTATTAGCCTGGGCAGACTCGCTGGGATGGGAAAACACTTTCACTCCATGGAAAGAAATCTCACACCCAGACTTCCCAAACCAAAAAGTTGAAGTTGGGGGTGTCAATCCATTTATGATGGACAACCCTCCTTATGAGAAAGCAGCTGAAATAGCAGAAGAACATACAGACTTCTTATTACAGCTTGCTTCCAAGCAACCAAATCTTGAGCTGCATAACCTAAAAACAGAAGATTTGGGTAAAGGACTAACCAGAGTAACGGTAGATTTATTTAATAACTCTCCAATCCCAACCCACTCACAAATGGGAGAAAGATCCAGATGGTTAAGGAAAATCAGAGTGGATATTGAAACTCCTGCTGAGGATTTAATTTCAGGAGATAAAATCAAATTGATCGATTCCATTGGCGCTTATGAAAAAGTAGAGCTTAGCTGGATCGTGAAAGGAAATGGAAACTTATCCATCAAAGCGGGTGCAGCCCATACAGGCATTGCAACAAAAAACATTAAACTCTAATCTCTAAAAATCATGAAAACAACAAAAATAATCGTTGGGCTGGCTTTTAGTGCTATGAGTCTGACAAGTATCGAAACGAATGCTCAAGAAAATTTCTTCCAGGCAGTAGGAACTCCTTACAACCCAAAAGTAGAAATCGCATTCAACCGCTATTATTCTTATGAAGGGTTAGTAGACAAAATGGAAAAAATTGCTGCTGCCCATCCAGATATTGCAAAAATTGAATCCATAGGTAAATCATATGAAGGTCAAGATATGATGACCTTGACTATTACTGATTTTTCCACTGGGAAGGATACTGACAAACCTGCCATGTGGATCGATGGAAACATTCACTCCAATGAAGTTCAGGGGGGAGAATTTTCTTTGTATGCAGCCTGGTATTTGACAGAGATGCATGCTGACAACGAATTCATAAAGCAACTCCTGAGAGATAAAACATTTTACATCACTCCATCTATTAACCCAGATGCGAGAAACAACTTTTTCCGTGAACCAAATACTGCTAACTCACCAAGATCAGGTATGATGGTGTTGGATAATGATGGAGATGGTCAAAATGGTGAAGATGGAATGGATGATCTAGATGGCGACGGACATATTACGATGATGATCCGGAAATCTCCAACGGGAAGATATATCAAAGATCCTCAAGACCCTCGCAAACTGATCATGGTTGGCGCTGACAAAGTGGGTGAGTATGAGATTCTAGGTCAAGAAGGTACTGACGGTGATGGTGATGGACGTGTCAATGACGACGGCGTAGGTTATTATGACCCAAATAGAGACTGGGGTTGGAACTGGCAGCCAGATTATATCCAGCGAGGCGCTTTAAGATATCCATTTAGCCTTCCAGAAAACCGAAATGTCATGGAGTTTGTGATGGAGCACCCAAATATTGCAGGGGCGCAAAGTTTCCACAACTCTGGAGGTATGATCTTAAGAGGCCCTGGTGCGGAAGAAGATTTGGGAACCTACAATCGGGATGACATCAGGATTTATGATGCCATTGCTTCAAAAGGAGAAGAAATGATTCCAGGCTATAGATACCTAACAGTCTATAAAGATTTGTATTCAGTCTTTGGAGGTGAATTAGATTGGTTTTATGGAACCAGAGGCGTTTTCACATACTCCAATGAGTTAATGACCTCCTATCTTTATTTCCATAAAAATGGCCAAGGCGGAAGAAATCAAGATGAGATGTATGAAGTTGATGAGCTTCTAACCATGGGCGATGCATTTGTTATGTGGCATGAATTTGAGCATCCGCAATTTGGAGAGGTAGAAATCGGTGGTTTCAAAAAGACCTTTGGAAGAGCACATCCAGGCTTTTTATTAGAGCAAGATGCGCATAGAAATGCTGCATTCACTATCTATCACGCATATCATACTCCAAAACTTTCTGTATTAGATGTTAAGGAGGAAGACCTAGGAGGCGGATTAAAAGCAATCACTGCTACAATATTTAATGAGCGCTTGATGCCAACTCACGCTAGCCAAGATCTTAAATACAAGATCGAGAGACCTGACTATGTCACGATTGAGGGAGTTAACGTAGTAGCAGGCTTTATTGTAGAGGATGAAGATTTCAACAAGTTTACTGAGCAAAAGAACAATCCAACCAGAATAGAGGTTGCCAATATCCCTGGAATGACCGGAGTAAAAGTGAAGTGGATCGTTTCTTCTGGTTCCAATTATTCCATCAATGTGGACTCTGCTAAAGGCGGAAAAGCAAGTTGGAAGAAATAAAAGTATAACCGCGTGGATCCTTATTCAGCGATCATACGGTTCAATTAAAAAAATACGGAGCATAACTGCTCCGTATTTTTTTTTACCTATTGGTGTTACTTTTAATTAGCTTTTGACTAATAGTATTCTGGAGCTAAGCTATTCTTTGAATCTAAGGTCAAATCCATTCTGAAGCATATTTCCAGCTAGAACTAAATAATGTCTAAGCTCTCTTCTACAAGTTGATCAAGTAGCTGAGCATTGAATTGGGCATAAAAGCTATATGTTTATAAAAGCCCTAAAAAAGAAAAACCCTGCATCCTTTACAGGAGCAGGGTTTGTCAAATAATAGCTGGTTGAATTATAAGCTTGTAACGTAAGATTCAAAACCACCCGCTGTAGAAACTTTGAAAGAAATGTTTCCATCAGGCTTAGCGATTGAATAAATCTTGTGAAGACCTTGTGGGTTTTCGATAACTTCAGAGTGGATTAAGTGCTCTCCATCATAGATAGAAACCATTACTTCCTTAGCCTCCAAGTTACTTACCAAAAGTCTGTACTTGTCAGATCCCATTTTAGATACTCTTGAGAATACTGCTGGAGCTTCAGCGACAAACGTGTCGAAAGTTGCTGTTCTACGAGTACCAGACTCATCTAGTACCTCTACAGAATATACTCCTTCTGGAAGTGCGTTAAGGTCATATCTTTTCGCAAATGCAGCTTCCTTGTTGATTCGATCTCTCATCACTAATCTGTCATTACCGTCAGTGATCTTTACGATTACAGTACCTTGAGGAACAGCAGTATATGTAACTGCTACCTTTTTAGCTTCGGTTTGTCTAATGTTGACAACCTTGTCTTCATCTGTTGCGAACGCTCCTGTTGCAAGTCCTGCAGCAAAAAGCAAAGTGAATAATTTTTTCATTTTAATAATTGGTTTAATAGGTTGTTTCAATTTTTGATGTAACCGCTAAATGGCTATTCCACTTAGGGGGCTATTTGGGGTTACAGGGTCTCCGAGTTCTTGTCCGGACATTGTTTACTCTACAAAGGTAACTAACGGAAATGGTTTTGCAAATGTTTCAACAAAAAATACTTTTTATTAATGATTCCTTAACAATTCAGTGTAATTATTAACGATAATACATTTTTTTTCCGATAACGATTGCGAAAACCCTTTCATTTCGACTTTGAGGTCAACTGGAAAATAAAATTCTGTTTTTTTGATATTTACAAAATCAGATAAACGGAATGATTCAAAAAATCGGCGAAAAATAAATTGATATTTGGCAAAAATTTTTTCAAAAAAAATTTCATTTCAAGCTAAAATCATCAAAATCCGCAAAAAAACACCTCAATTACCAAGAGATTTTAAACCACAATTCACAAAAAATGCCGACTATCTCTAGTCGGCACCAAAAATTAGAACCGGTATTGTCCAATTTTACATTTTGTTATCAGTGAATTCCTTTGCTTGTAGCTTTTGCCAAAGTTTCGGAGTCAAATTCACCTTTTAGCTCTACCACCATTAAGTCCCCATCATCTCCACCTACGAGCACAACCAAATCTGAAATAGTTCTATTTCCTTTGGAATACACCAAAACTCCCCCACTTCCTTCAGATGCTTCCATTAATAAGTCATATCGCTCTTTCTCCAGTCCCTTCTGCAAAGATTTAAATTCAATTCTGCTCGCATCTATTCTATCTGGTAGAGTAAAGAAATTTAGCTTCTCAATAGACCTTGCTACAGTAGCCATATCATCTTCGTCAAGATCAATTTTAAATCCCTCAGCAAAATTCATAAAATTGCCTCCTAGCTCCATGTGGAAAAAATCATCCTCTCCTTTATATTTTTCATAGAGAGCTTTTACGCTTTTACTTTGCGCTTGAACTGCCATCACTGAGACAATCAGCGTCAATGTTAAAATCAACTTTTTCATCGTGTATATTGGTTTAGTGTGTTTAATTTTTTGATTTGCTCCCCTTGGAATATGAATCCATTCCCGGTATATCCGTTTTCTCTGCTAGCATATTGAGATCTTCATAGGTAAACGCCCCCAACATGGAGAGCAAAGTAAACTCTCCATCCTTATCCCCTGAAAGCATCAAAAGCTCTCGAACCAGACCTCCTTCTTCTCTTACCATAAACTTCAGGCTGGAACCTTTATCCTGTACATCCATCAGTTCCTCATATTTATTCTTAGTAAGTGTGGACATTGCCTCCTTATATAAGGAGGTACCATCGACCTCTTCTGAACTCAAGATTCGTATGCCTTTTACTTTTTGAATAAGAGTCCCTAAATCTTCAGCATCCTGATCTGAATCAGAATTACTTTTTAAAAAGCCTCCTGCCATTTGCATCATCTTCGGTGAGATATAGACTCTCGAAAATCGATCGTCTTCCATATACTTAGAGAAAAACTTCTGTATGGCATCATCTTGGGCCTGAACTTTCATTACAAAAGCCATCAAAATGAAGGGTAGTATGATTAACTTTTTCATATGCTTACTTTTTATCTGCACCAAACAAATGGTTGGTTGTGTTTAAATATTTCATATCATTCATTATTTCCATCTGATCCTGGCCTTTGGCCAAATTATTTTGGATCATGGCAAACGCCTCCATCACATCTTCATAGGCTTGCCGCTCCTGCTCCTGCTGATAAATCCTCCAGCCGAAGAATGAACTGACAACAATGGCAATTGAAGCCGCCCAATTCAACCATGCTGATGGCATCTTTCTAACCTTGGTAGCAGGGATTTGCAAATTCTTGGGCTCCTCTTCTTTATAATCTTCCAGCAAGCCAAACAAACTGCGCTCTTCCACGAAATCCTCTTGAGTTTTCAGCAATCGCTTTAACTCTCTCTCCTCCTCAAGACTTGATTCGCCTTCCCAATACTTTTCAAGCAATTCTTCTATTCTATCTTTCATCCTCTTTCGTTTAATGCTATCATCCTTTTTCGAATTTTTGTTCTGGCACGATG
Above is a window of Algoriphagus machipongonensis DNA encoding:
- a CDS encoding cation:proton antiporter, with product METLNHKEVINLLLQLAAMLILARVFAELARKFKLPAVVGEILAGIILGPTILGTLMPVAHEYLFSSHEMSNIALDGFVQISVVLLLFIAGLEVELQVVWNQGKNALKIAVASMVLPIIAGFVLAYAFPEFLGVNINDRIVASTFFGLAISITALAVVARILMDLGIFKTQTGLLIIAAAMIVDILGWIVFSVILSLSESGSDGLGVWPTIGLTLFFTFFMLTLGKGMINRVLPWINKNLAWPGGLLSLSLAICFIAASFTEFIGIHAIFGAFIIGVALGDSEYLTEKAKEILHQFINNIFAPIFFVSIGLKVNFVEAFDPGVTGVVVIVGLLAKYFGAYLGGRYAGINRKESIIVGFGLSTRGSMDIILGLIALETGLVSESLFIGLVILALISSIGSGPLINWAQKLKI
- a CDS encoding universal stress protein, with protein sequence MYHKIALAIAFSPRIEALLSETNRLVNLFDSQLVLIHVGKRSDEREAKLQGLIEKANLSAEKTKVIWKEGKPVKMIIEACHEEEIDLLVAGALKNESIFTYYLGSVGRKIIRKAPCSVLTLIEPKLETTGFSQIVFNGTQAQITPFLIKQGIDFAKKVDADQIFILNEIKMYGLQMGTAAEDSEQEVAHTRRQLVQDEIKYVEGILGKLDQGDLKINIKVTGGRWAIELARFSEKIGADLLVVGDEHKLNFFDRIFPHDLEDLLSTLPCNLLIVKK
- the hemH gene encoding ferrochelatase codes for the protein MVKTGKTGVLLVNLGTPDSTATGDVRKYLREFLMDGRVIDIPAVSRWMLVNLIIAPFRAPKSAAEYRKLWEGRGSPLLFHTVDVTEKLKSKLDSSEYVVSMGMRYQSPSIESALEELMKAKVKKIIVVPLFPQYASATNGSVIDKVMEIARGWQIIPEITFVNNFIDHPLFLKAWKELGEDMMKDKEYDHYLFSYHGLPERQIKKGSVDNYCKLGACCNKYGPSNQFCYRAQCFQTTRLISEQLGLPKEKVTTCFQSRLGKDPWVQPYTEDMIKKLSSDGIKKVLVFSPAFVADCLETTVEVGQEYKEQFEEQGGEHWDLVPSLNSKDTWVDCLVDMVHSKS
- a CDS encoding DUF4252 domain-containing protein; amino-acid sequence: MKKLILTLTLIVSVMAVQAQSKSVKALYEKYKGEDDFFHMELGGNFMNFAEGFKIDLDEDDMATVARSIEKLNFFTLPDRIDASRIEFKSLQKGLEKERYDLLMEASEGSGGVLVYSKGNRTISDLVVLVGGDDGDLMVVELKGEFDSETLAKATSKGIH
- a CDS encoding M14 family metallopeptidase, with the protein product MRKSLLTSLLVGSLGLSMSAFAQSDYPSLSQIDQRLKQISSNSAATLTSLTKTEGGKDIWALKIGTGEMDEKPAIAVVGGVEGYQLISVELALQFAEKLTAEHGDALEKTTFYVFPNMSPDAYEQYFSSVKYERRGNAATVDHDRDGVASENGYTDLDGNGMITWMRVEDPMGDYVISKEDDRVLEKANKSKGESGQYSLYKESKDDDQDGEFAEDLEEGIAFNKSLTYKFPVFEPLAGDMPVTQVETRALLDYLYNQWNIFAIVTFSPANNLSSPLKYNAGGANKRVVTSILEKDQAINAMVSDLYNETISQKAFKQNNQGTDGDFFQWAYFHFGRLSFSTPGYWTPEFKEKTNAEANLLAWADSLGWENTFTPWKEISHPDFPNQKVEVGGVNPFMMDNPPYEKAAEIAEEHTDFLLQLASKQPNLELHNLKTEDLGKGLTRVTVDLFNNSPIPTHSQMGERSRWLRKIRVDIETPAEDLISGDKIKLIDSIGAYEKVELSWIVKGNGNLSIKAGAAHTGIATKNIKL
- a CDS encoding DUF4252 domain-containing protein; translation: MKKLIILPFILMAFVMKVQAQDDAIQKFFSKYMEDDRFSRVYISPKMMQMAGGFLKSNSDSDQDAEDLGTLIQKVKGIRILSSEEVDGTSLYKEAMSTLTKNKYEELMDVQDKGSSLKFMVREEGGLVRELLMLSGDKDGEFTLLSMLGAFTYEDLNMLAEKTDIPGMDSYSKGSKSKN
- a CDS encoding M14 family metallopeptidase, with the protein product MKTTKIIVGLAFSAMSLTSIETNAQENFFQAVGTPYNPKVEIAFNRYYSYEGLVDKMEKIAAAHPDIAKIESIGKSYEGQDMMTLTITDFSTGKDTDKPAMWIDGNIHSNEVQGGEFSLYAAWYLTEMHADNEFIKQLLRDKTFYITPSINPDARNNFFREPNTANSPRSGMMVLDNDGDGQNGEDGMDDLDGDGHITMMIRKSPTGRYIKDPQDPRKLIMVGADKVGEYEILGQEGTDGDGDGRVNDDGVGYYDPNRDWGWNWQPDYIQRGALRYPFSLPENRNVMEFVMEHPNIAGAQSFHNSGGMILRGPGAEEDLGTYNRDDIRIYDAIASKGEEMIPGYRYLTVYKDLYSVFGGELDWFYGTRGVFTYSNELMTSYLYFHKNGQGGRNQDEMYEVDELLTMGDAFVMWHEFEHPQFGEVEIGGFKKTFGRAHPGFLLEQDAHRNAAFTIYHAYHTPKLSVLDVKEEDLGGGLKAITATIFNERLMPTHASQDLKYKIERPDYVTIEGVNVVAGFIVEDEDFNKFTEQKNNPTRIEVANIPGMTGVKVKWIVSSGSNYSINVDSAKGGKASWKK